A stretch of DNA from Streptococcus sp. NPS 308:
GCCTCCAACGCGCCACTTAGCTAGTGGGTCGAGAAATGCGGGCGACATTCGGCGGTCCCGCCTATCCTTCTGTATAGCCAAGCCCTTAGAAGCAAATCTGAGGGCTTTTGTGAGGTGCTAGAAGTTCCTACAATTATGTTTGAAGATGAAGGCAAAGAGTTACAGGTATAACATCATAAAGCACGCGCTTCATGGTATAATTTACCTATCAGCAATCAGAAACTAAGGTATGGAAAAGTATGTACATATTTCATCAGAAAACAAAAAAGCACGTTTGACCGTGCTAGTTTCTTGCCTGCTGAACTCATCGATTGGTAGAGCTGAAAAAGCTCTTTTTTGCTTAGTTTTTTGCTTAGATAGAAAGAAAACCTAAGAATACAGAATAAAACTAAATTCCCTGTAAAACCTTATGTATCAATGGTTAGAGCTATCTAAAGAAGCCTAGCATTATCAACTTTCGGCAATACAACAAAATGCTTTAATTTTAAGAAATATCTTACGAAAAGCCCATGGTTATGGGCTTTTTGCTTTGTCTTAAACCGTTGAATTCTGGGTTTGGGCATTGTCGGAAGGAGTGCTTTTAGTCATCGAGAATCTTTCTAGTTATAGTGTAAAGAAATCCGTGTTTTAGTTGACTTTTCCGCCCTCATTTTCAGCTTTTGTGCTAAAATAGATTTATAAACTTAAGATAAGGAATGTTTATGAAATCGGGTAATGTATTATTGAAAGGATGCCTTTATTTCTGGGGTGGCTTGTTTTTACTAGGTCTCTTGGTTCAGGTAGCTCTGCCTTTGGCAATTTGTGGCTTGATAGGTTTCGGGGCTTATCTAGTCTATAAGCGTTGGCGTTATCCTCTCTTGAAGGATCGTTCTTTGGAAGATCAGATTGAGCTTTTAAAAGCGCGGATTCGTCAGACCGATAAAGATATCCAGCAGTTAGAAGAGACCTTGTCTGAAAAAGGATCAGCAGCCTATAAAAGCCTAGCTAATCAGGTCTTGATTGAACTTCAAGAAATTCATCAAGAGGCCAATCGTTTAAAATCTTATATTGACGAAGCTGTTTATAGTCGCATTGATAAAAAGGTTCGCTCAGTAAGGGCGACCATAGACGTCCAGCTAGAGCGACTAGAAAGAGAGAGTCTTGTAGACATCGAAAATAAGGAGCCCGAAGAATTGGCGCCTGAATTGTCTCAGACCTTGGCAAATATTGCTGCGGACCATCAAGCGATTCTCGACAAAATCGAGTCATCGGATGTTGGAGCCAAAGAAGAGCTGACGGCCATCCATAGTTTAAAAATGGAGAAATTCCAAACAATTTTAGAGGGCTATTTAAAGATTAAGGCAAATCCCAAAAATTATAATCGGGCGGAAGAACGCTTGGAACAAGCTAAAGCAGCCATCGAACAATTTGACCTTGAGCTAGACCAAGTTTTGAGAGAGCTCAATGAAACAGATATGCGCGATTTTGATATTAGCCTGCGTATCTTAGGAAAAGATCGCAAAGAATAGGGTAGACACAAAGGAGTAACCATGACAGAATTTAATTTTGATATTGATCAGATTGCTAATAATACAGTGGCCAAAGTGGACAAGACAACCGAAATCATCGAGACCAATACAGGCTCAGCCCAGACGATCACCTTTCTTGAAAAGCTAAGTCCTGAGCAACAAGAGCAGATTGAGGGGCGCGTGCCTCAGTTGGTAGATCAGTTTGTCACAGACCAAAATACTCTCTTGGACTTTGGTCAATCAGCGGTGGAAGGTGTCAATGGTACCGTTAACCGTATCTTGACCGAGCAGAAGAAACTGCAAATTCCGCAGGTGGATGACTTGCTGAAAAATACCAACCGTGAACTCCAAGGTTTTGTAGCCAAATACAAGAATGCTGAAATTGCAGAATTGGAAGAAAAGCCAAACTTTTTGCAAAAATTATTTAAAAAAAGTCAGAACAGTCTGCAAGAATTTTATTTTGACTCAAAAACAGTTGAGCAAAAGCTAGATGGTATGGCTGCTGCTGTGGTCAAGCAAGAAGATGTGCTGGCGCGAAATATTGTTTCTGCTGAAATGCTGATTGAGGACAATACCAAATCCATTGAAAATCTAGTGGGAGTTATTTCCTTTATCGAGGCCAGTCAGGCAGAAGCTGGGAATCGCGCTGCAGAATTGAAGGCTCAAGTTGATCAACTAGATACAAGTACGGTAGAATATCAAACCAAGGCCCAAGAATTAGCTCGTATGGCAGAAGTGGTCAATACCCTTGAACAACAACATACAGAGTATGTTGGCCGCCTTTACGTAGCTTGGACGACGACTCCACAAATGCGTAATCTCGTCAAAGTTTCATCGGACATGCGTCAAAAATTAGGCATGCTTCGTCGCAATACCATTCCAACCATGAAGCTTTCGATTGCTCAACTTGGTATTTTGCAACAATCGATGAAATCGGGTGTCGTGGCAGATGCCATTGTCAATGCCAACAATGCTGCTCTTCAGATGCTAGCTGAAACCAGCAAGGAAGTGATTCCGCAGATGGAACGAATTGCCCAAAGTCCAACAGTAGCTGTTGAATCGGTTACCAAACTTGCTGAAAGTCTAGTCGCTCAAAACCAAGGTATCGTTGCTGCCATTGAGTTGGGACGCCAGAAACGTGCTCAACTAGAAACAACCATCGTCAAATCTGCAGAAATGATCAACGACTCTGTTAAACTCCGCGATGAGAAAATCGTCCAAGCCCTTCTAGACCAAGGAAAGGCTGCTCAGAAAGAAGTACAAGAATAAAAATAAATCCTCTGCAATGTAGATTTGCAGGGGATTTTATTCGTTTTTATGAACAAGCCAGGTGGAATACATTCTCCCAAGCCAGAGAGCAAAGAGGAGATTGATGACGACAATGCCTGAACCGACCAGTGAAAATAGGAAAAATTCGCTGGTCGAAACTTGCCACAAATGTACGATGTCTGTAATCAAATAATCACTGACAGGAAAACAAATGGTAGAAGTAATCAGAGCAGGAATATACTTGCGAAGAAGGATTGATTGTCCGATATGGAGCAAGAGATGGAGTGCAAAGGCCACAAATCCTCCTAACCAAACTAATTTGAGCGCTCTAGATTGAGTAACATATGCTAAGAAAGTGATGGATAAGACAAGGATGAATTCCTCAAAAACAGCGAGGGCAAATCCCTCTGTTGTCATTTCCTTGTGGATTTTGAGAATAGTTGGCGCCTTTTGGGCAAGCAAGGTTTCGTTGAGACGGATCCAAGGGACAAGACCGATAATTTCTTCCATATCGTGAAAGATAAAAAGTAGAGGAAACATCCAAAGATAATACGCCATAAATCTCTCCTGAAAAGCTAAAGACTGCCAGTAAATAAAGCAAAAAACGCCCAGTAAGGCGTTTTGAGTTAGGTATGCTTACTTCACTTCTGTAAACACAACGTGTTTGCGAAGTTTTGGTGAGTATTTCTTCAATTGAAGACGGTCTGGAGTGTTACGTTTGTTTTTAGAAGTAAGGTACAAGCGTTCACCAGATTCTTTGTGTTCAAGTGTAATATTTACGCGCATGGTATCTCCCTTCTATTATTCAGCTGATGCAGCTTTAGCGATTTTACGTCCTTTGTAGTATCCTTTAAGTGATACACGGTGAGAACGTGAGTAATCTCCAGTAGTTTCGTCAAAGTTTACAGATGGAGCTGTTACTTTGTAGTGTGTACGACGTTTGTTTTTCTTCGCTTTTGACGTGCGACGTGCAGGTACTGCCATTTTCTTTTCTCCTTTAGGTATTTAAATTCGATTCAATCTACTGATTTTCATCAACCATACTAGGATAACACATTTTTTTTGTAAAGTAAAGTTACTTGACAAAAAAAGATGAAAAAATTAGAAGCTAGTAATCGAAATTTTCTGAAAATTCAAGAATTTTCTTCTGTTCATTGCCTTTAAAATGTGCTATAATGGTAAAAACTGAAATGGGAGGGAACATAATGACAGAATTAGAGAAACGTCACCGCAGTAGTATCTATGACAGCATGGTGAAATCACCAAACCGTGCTATGCTTCGGGCGACTGGTATGACAGATAAGGACTTTGAAACACCGATTGTGGGAGTGATTTCGACTTGGGCGGAAAATACGCCATGTAACATCCACTTGCATGATTTTGGGAAATTGGCTAAAGAAGGTGTCAAATCTGCAGGCGCTTGGCCGGTACAGTTTGGAACCATTACCGTAGCGGACGGGATTGCCATGGGAACGCCTGGTATGCGTTTTTCTCTAACATCTCGTGATATCATTGCGGACTCTATCGAGGCGGCGATGGGTGGTCACAACGTCGATGCCTTCGTTGCTATCGGTGGCTGTGACAAGAACATGCCTGGTTCTATGATTGCTATTGCCAACATGGATATTCCAGCTATTTTCGCCTATGGTGGGACTATTGCACCGGGAAATCTTGATGGCAAAGACATTGACTTGGTTTCTGTCTTTGAGGGAATCGGAAAATGGAACCACGGTGACATGACAGCTGAGGACGTGAAACGTCTCGAATGTAATGCCTGCCCTGGCCCTGGTGGCTGTGGTGGTATGTATACAGCTAATACCATGGCGACTGCTATCGAGGTTCTAGGGATGAGTTTGCCAGGATCTTCATCTCACCCGGCTGAATCAGCTGACAAGAAAGAAGACATCCAAGCAGCAGGACGAGCTGTTGTCAAGATGCTGGAGCTTGGTCTCAAGCCATCAGATATCTTGACTCGTGAAGCCTTTGAAGATGCCATTACTGTAACGATGGCTCTCGGTGGTTCTACAAATGCCACTCTTCACTTACTTGCCATTGCCCATGCGGCTAATGTTGATTTGTCACTTGAGGACTTCAATACGATCCAAGAACGTGTGCCTCACTTGGCCGACTTGAAACCTTCTGGTCAGTATGTCTTCCAAGATCTCTACGAAGTCGGTGGTGTACCTGCGGTTATGAAATATCTCTTGGCAAATGGATTCCTTCATGGGGACCGTATCACATGTACTGGTAAGACCGTCGCTGAAAACTTAGCTGACTTTGCAGACCTTACACCAGGTCAAAAAGTCATTATGCCACTTGAAAATCCAAAACGTGCAGACGGTCCGCTTATCATCTTGAACGGGAACCTTGCCCCTGATGGAGCAGTTGCCAAGGTGTCAGGTGTTAAAGTGCGTCGTCACGTTGGACCAGCTAAAGTATTTGACTCAGAAGAAGATGCTATTCAGGCCGTTCTGACAGATGAAATCGTTGATGGCGATGTTGTCGTTGTTCGTTTCGTTGGACCTAAGGGTGGTCCTGGTATGCCTGAGATGCTGTCCCTTTCATCCATGATTGTTGGTAAAGGTCAGGGAGACAAGGTTGCCCTCTTGACGGATGGCCGTTTCTCAGGTGGTACTTATGGTCTCGTTGTTGGACATATCGCCCCAGAAGCTCAGGATGGTGGACCGATTGCTTACCTTCGTACAGGTGATATCGTTACGGTTGACCAAGATACCAAAGAAATTTCTATGGCCGTATCCGAAGAAGAACTTGAAAAACGCAAGGCAGAAACAACCTTGCCACCACTTTACAGCCGTGGTGTCCTCGGTAAATACGCCCATATCGTATCATCTGCTTCACGCGGAGCCGTGACAGACTTCTGGAATATGGACAAGTCAGGTAAAAAATAAACTCATACTCTTCGAAAATCAAATTCAAACCACGTCAACGTCGCCTTGCCGTACTCAAGTACAGCCTGCGGCTAGTTTCCTAGTTTGCTCTTTGATTTTCATTGAGTATCAAAAAGCAAGCCATCTTCGGCTTGCTTCTTTTTATCTTCAAAAGTGATTTGCCTGCTTAACGAGGTGGCAGTCCAAGGGCAATACGTCCGTAGCGACTAATTCGTGTAATCTTCCAGGCAGGCGACCAGGTAACTTCAACCTTGACATCTTCGATACCCTCGATTTGTTTCAGACCTGCGACGATTTCGATAGGCAAACTTTCGGCGCAATCACAGGCAGTATCGGTGAAGGTCATGACAATCTTACAGAGACCCGTTTCATCCAGATTGATTTCATAAATCAGCCCTAGATTGTAAACATCCAATTCCACATCTGTATCAAAAACCTTCTCTAGTTTTTCGATAATTTGGTCTTGCAAGGCTAAAGCGCGGTCATTGATTTTGATATCGTCTCTCATAACAGTCCCTCCACTTGATAAATATCCTCTATTTTCTCATAATTCTGACAATTTGGCAAGTTTTTGATGAATTTTCTGAAAAAATATGATAACATAAATAAAACACCGAATTAAGGAGAAGTCTATGGAGCAGATTGGAAAGGTCTTTAGACAATTACGAGAGTCAAGAAATATCTCGCTGAGACAAGCAACTGGGGGACAATTTTCTCCGTCTATGTTGTCCCGATTTGAAACAGGTCAGAGTGAGCTTTCGGTGGAAAAGTTTCTGTTTGCCCTAGAAAATATATCTGCCAGTGTAGAGGAAATCCTCTTTCTGGCGAGAGGTTTTCAGTATGATGCAGATTCTGAGTTGAGAAAAGAAATCACAGATATCTTGGATCCAAAGAACATAGCACCTCTCGAGGACTTGTATCGCAAGGAGTATCAAAAGTATGCTAATTCTCAAAACAAACAGAAACATATTCTAAATGCCATTATGATCAAGTCTTATATGAAGAGCATGGATGAAACGGTAGAGTTAACAACAGAGGAAGGGGAAGTCCTTCATGATTACCTATTTTCTACCGAGATTTGGGGGAACTATGAACTCAATTTGTTCTCAGTTAGTTCCCCACTCTTATCTGTCTCTCTTTTTACTAGATATGTACGAGAAATGGTCCGAAAATCTGATTTTCTAACGGAAATGAAGGGAAATCGGCACCTATTTCACACCATGCTACTGAATGGTTTTTTAGCCAGCATTGAATGTGAAGAATTTACCAATGCCTATTATTTTAAACGTGTTATCGAAGAGCATTTCTACAAGGAAAACGAGACCTATTTCCGAATTGTCTATTTGTGGGCAGAAGGTCTCCTTGATAGCAAGCAGGGCAGAGTCAAGGAAGGTCAGAAAAAGATGGAGGATGCTGTCCATATTTTTGAGATGCTTGGCTGTAACAAATCTGCCGAATACTATAGAAAAACGACTGATGCTTGAATATCTGCAAGGTAAGAAAATAATTTAAAATTTGAAGCGATAGAACTCTTGATCTCTCTCAGGCCATTAAAGAAGTTCTATCGT
This window harbors:
- a CDS encoding toxic anion resistance protein; this translates as MTEFNFDIDQIANNTVAKVDKTTEIIETNTGSAQTITFLEKLSPEQQEQIEGRVPQLVDQFVTDQNTLLDFGQSAVEGVNGTVNRILTEQKKLQIPQVDDLLKNTNRELQGFVAKYKNAEIAELEEKPNFLQKLFKKSQNSLQEFYFDSKTVEQKLDGMAAAVVKQEDVLARNIVSAEMLIEDNTKSIENLVGVISFIEASQAEAGNRAAELKAQVDQLDTSTVEYQTKAQELARMAEVVNTLEQQHTEYVGRLYVAWTTTPQMRNLVKVSSDMRQKLGMLRRNTIPTMKLSIAQLGILQQSMKSGVVADAIVNANNAALQMLAETSKEVIPQMERIAQSPTVAVESVTKLAESLVAQNQGIVAAIELGRQKRAQLETTIVKSAEMINDSVKLRDEKIVQALLDQGKAAQKEVQE
- a CDS encoding HXXEE domain-containing protein; its protein translation is MAYYLWMFPLLFIFHDMEEIIGLVPWIRLNETLLAQKAPTILKIHKEMTTEGFALAVFEEFILVLSITFLAYVTQSRALKLVWLGGFVAFALHLLLHIGQSILLRKYIPALITSTICFPVSDYLITDIVHLWQVSTSEFFLFSLVGSGIVVINLLFALWLGRMYSTWLVHKNE
- the rpmG gene encoding 50S ribosomal protein L33, which produces MRVNITLEHKESGERLYLTSKNKRNTPDRLQLKKYSPKLRKHVVFTEVK
- the rpmF gene encoding 50S ribosomal protein L32, with product MAVPARRTSKAKKNKRRTHYKVTAPSVNFDETTGDYSRSHRVSLKGYYKGRKIAKAASAE
- the ilvD gene encoding dihydroxy-acid dehydratase, which translates into the protein MTELEKRHRSSIYDSMVKSPNRAMLRATGMTDKDFETPIVGVISTWAENTPCNIHLHDFGKLAKEGVKSAGAWPVQFGTITVADGIAMGTPGMRFSLTSRDIIADSIEAAMGGHNVDAFVAIGGCDKNMPGSMIAIANMDIPAIFAYGGTIAPGNLDGKDIDLVSVFEGIGKWNHGDMTAEDVKRLECNACPGPGGCGGMYTANTMATAIEVLGMSLPGSSSHPAESADKKEDIQAAGRAVVKMLELGLKPSDILTREAFEDAITVTMALGGSTNATLHLLAIAHAANVDLSLEDFNTIQERVPHLADLKPSGQYVFQDLYEVGGVPAVMKYLLANGFLHGDRITCTGKTVAENLADFADLTPGQKVIMPLENPKRADGPLIILNGNLAPDGAVAKVSGVKVRRHVGPAKVFDSEEDAIQAVLTDEIVDGDVVVVRFVGPKGGPGMPEMLSLSSMIVGKGQGDKVALLTDGRFSGGTYGLVVGHIAPEAQDGGPIAYLRTGDIVTVDQDTKEISMAVSEEELEKRKAETTLPPLYSRGVLGKYAHIVSSASRGAVTDFWNMDKSGKK
- a CDS encoding metal-sulfur cluster assembly factor, coding for MRDDIKINDRALALQDQIIEKLEKVFDTDVELDVYNLGLIYEINLDETGLCKIVMTFTDTACDCAESLPIEIVAGLKQIEGIEDVKVEVTWSPAWKITRISRYGRIALGLPPR
- a CDS encoding helix-turn-helix domain-containing protein, producing the protein MEQIGKVFRQLRESRNISLRQATGGQFSPSMLSRFETGQSELSVEKFLFALENISASVEEILFLARGFQYDADSELRKEITDILDPKNIAPLEDLYRKEYQKYANSQNKQKHILNAIMIKSYMKSMDETVELTTEEGEVLHDYLFSTEIWGNYELNLFSVSSPLLSVSLFTRYVREMVRKSDFLTEMKGNRHLFHTMLLNGFLASIECEEFTNAYYFKRVIEEHFYKENETYFRIVYLWAEGLLDSKQGRVKEGQKKMEDAVHIFEMLGCNKSAEYYRKTTDA